Proteins encoded by one window of Superficieibacter sp. HKU1:
- a CDS encoding zinc-binding alcohol dehydrogenase family protein, with amino-acid sequence MAVMNVLVCREPKNMVWEKRDVPMPGKDDVLIKIKSVGICGTDIHAWSGNQPFFSYPRILGHEICGEVIALGGNIQNMKVGQQISVIPYVACMACPACQSGRTNCCENISVIGVHRDGGFSEYLTVPARNVLVTEGIDPDAAALIEPFAISAHAVRRAAIAPGEQVLVVGAGPIGLGAAAIANADGAQVVIADVSPDRRDHVAQQLGLPALDPSAADFDAQLRAHFNGALAQKVIDATGNQRAMNNAVNLIRHGGSIIFVGLFKGELQFSDPDFHKKETTMMGSRNATAEDFTKVGRLMAEGKITARMMLTHRYSFTALAEIYEPQVINNRQLIKGVIHF; translated from the coding sequence ATGGCAGTAATGAATGTCCTGGTATGCCGGGAACCGAAAAATATGGTCTGGGAAAAGCGTGACGTTCCCATGCCAGGTAAGGACGATGTGCTGATTAAAATTAAAAGCGTCGGTATCTGCGGTACGGATATTCATGCGTGGAGTGGCAATCAACCTTTTTTTAGCTATCCACGGATCCTTGGCCATGAAATATGTGGAGAAGTTATTGCTCTTGGGGGAAATATACAAAATATGAAGGTGGGCCAGCAGATATCCGTTATTCCCTACGTTGCCTGTATGGCGTGTCCAGCCTGTCAGAGCGGGCGAACCAACTGCTGCGAAAATATCTCGGTCATCGGTGTGCATCGGGACGGCGGCTTTAGCGAATATCTTACCGTTCCGGCACGCAACGTACTGGTGACGGAGGGGATCGATCCGGACGCTGCCGCGCTGATTGAACCCTTTGCCATTAGCGCGCATGCCGTGCGCCGCGCGGCGATAGCGCCGGGGGAGCAGGTGCTGGTCGTGGGGGCGGGGCCGATCGGCCTTGGGGCAGCCGCCATTGCCAACGCCGACGGCGCGCAAGTGGTCATCGCGGATGTCAGCCCCGATCGCCGGGATCATGTGGCGCAACAGCTGGGCCTGCCTGCACTCGATCCTTCAGCGGCGGATTTCGACGCACAGCTACGCGCCCATTTCAACGGCGCGCTGGCGCAGAAGGTGATTGACGCTACCGGCAATCAGCGTGCTATGAATAATGCCGTCAACCTGATCCGCCACGGCGGAAGCATTATTTTTGTCGGCCTGTTTAAAGGTGAATTGCAGTTTTCCGACCCGGATTTTCACAAGAAAGAGACCACCATGATGGGCAGCCGAAACGCCACGGCGGAGGATTTTACCAAAGTGGGCCGTTTAATGGCGGAAGGGAAAATCACCGCCCGGATGATGCTGACCCACCGCTACTCCTTCACCGCACTGGCGGAGATTTACGAACCGCAGGTCATTAATAACCGGCAGTTAATCAAAGGTGTCATTCACTTCTGA
- a CDS encoding sigma-54-dependent transcriptional regulator: protein MRKEELLAFLSNQTDFFNPQAVSEVFTASYLAGRFAMQRNTASHYLNQLVAEGELIKINTRPVYFLHKQTFCQHYFPLSREEYASVADLLAEGEQELPPPDHFSLLIGHDESLKKPIEQMKTALFYPDGGLPLLITGESGTGKSYMAQLMHEYALAQGILELDAPLVNFNCAQYASNRELLAANLFGYVKGAFTGAQSDREGAFEAANGGILFLDEVHRLNADGQEKLFTWLDCGEIYRLGETAQGRAVQVRLVFATTEDIHSTFLTTFLRRIPIQITLPDLQNRSRKEKEALISQFFWQEAKKVAVPLTLSARLLQVLNGTVYRGNVGELKNVVKYAVASAWAKKPGSEALTVSIHDLPENVLASMAALSEPLNEEQPMTIDPHTSLLWLLNARDGVQGIIYDVQCRVLALFGHLADGQAKWEDIQKRIGEEIETLFDRLIFDNRHKQRSTLLLLTLSQVREEFYRLEKRFNIQFNGNCLYALSHYLVHRSASVTSRLSHERTRQMETFVAQKYPLLWHFCQEVLEAVGRKLDIEPQRLDALLLMLWLQKAGTMNQQPVTRAVILAHGYATASSIANVANRLLKSNLFESFDMPLDVTPEAIAAEVMNYIERNALASGLVILVDMGSLREIHRHFNRAITTPVAIINNVSTGMALYVGDRILQGHFIEDIACDVANGLPVEHQILWPESNKPKVILTVCATGIGAATNLSTLLKGSIPDDLAIDVVACDYDSLAGNGGDEAMFTRYDVLAIVGTLDPHIDAVPWISLDSLVSGEGNRHLMRIFGDVTTPERVTEINNLMLKNISLRRVIESVTILDTSKVINQVEQFLARYEHLAGIEVANDRKIALYVHISCLIERLIRNTAIQRYSGSGQCQTHELDVLRDAFSVIENSYSVKIPGSELLYIHDILFLETELIEQDQEF, encoded by the coding sequence ATGCGTAAAGAAGAACTGCTGGCCTTCCTCAGCAATCAAACGGATTTTTTCAACCCACAGGCGGTAAGCGAGGTCTTTACGGCGAGCTACCTGGCCGGGCGTTTTGCCATGCAGCGCAATACTGCCAGCCACTATCTTAATCAGCTGGTGGCAGAAGGTGAGCTGATCAAAATAAACACGCGCCCCGTCTACTTCCTGCATAAACAGACCTTTTGTCAGCATTACTTCCCGCTGAGCCGTGAGGAATATGCCAGCGTGGCAGATTTGCTGGCGGAAGGGGAGCAGGAGCTGCCACCACCCGACCATTTCTCGCTATTGATTGGCCATGATGAAAGCCTGAAGAAACCGATTGAGCAAATGAAGACGGCGCTGTTTTATCCGGACGGCGGTCTGCCGCTGCTGATCACCGGCGAGAGCGGGACCGGAAAAAGCTATATGGCGCAGCTTATGCACGAGTACGCGCTGGCGCAGGGAATACTGGAACTGGATGCGCCGCTGGTCAATTTTAACTGCGCACAATATGCCAGCAACCGGGAACTGCTTGCTGCGAATCTGTTTGGTTACGTGAAGGGCGCCTTTACCGGCGCGCAAAGCGACCGGGAGGGGGCGTTTGAAGCGGCAAACGGCGGAATACTTTTTCTGGATGAGGTTCATCGTCTGAACGCCGACGGCCAGGAGAAGCTGTTTACCTGGCTTGATTGCGGCGAAATTTACCGTCTGGGCGAAACGGCGCAGGGGCGTGCGGTGCAGGTTCGGCTCGTTTTCGCCACCACCGAGGATATTCACAGCACCTTCCTGACCACTTTCCTGCGGCGCATTCCCATTCAGATAACGCTGCCGGATCTGCAAAACCGCAGCCGCAAGGAGAAAGAAGCCCTGATTTCGCAGTTCTTCTGGCAGGAAGCGAAAAAAGTGGCGGTCCCGCTGACGCTAAGCGCGCGGCTACTACAGGTGCTGAACGGCACGGTTTACCGCGGCAACGTCGGCGAGCTGAAAAATGTGGTGAAATATGCCGTCGCCTCTGCCTGGGCGAAAAAGCCCGGCAGTGAGGCGCTGACGGTATCGATTCACGATCTTCCCGAGAACGTGCTGGCCTCAATGGCGGCCTTATCCGAGCCGCTAAACGAAGAGCAGCCGATGACCATCGACCCGCATACCAGTCTGCTGTGGCTGCTTAATGCCAGAGATGGCGTTCAGGGCATTATCTATGACGTGCAGTGCCGCGTGCTGGCGCTTTTCGGCCATCTCGCCGACGGGCAGGCAAAATGGGAGGACATTCAAAAGCGGATTGGCGAGGAGATTGAAACTCTTTTTGATCGGCTAATTTTCGATAATCGCCATAAACAACGTTCGACCCTGTTGCTGCTGACCCTAAGCCAGGTACGCGAGGAATTTTACCGGCTGGAGAAACGCTTTAACATTCAGTTCAACGGTAACTGCCTGTATGCGTTAAGTCATTATCTGGTGCATCGCTCTGCCAGCGTGACTTCGCGGTTGAGCCATGAACGAACCCGTCAAATGGAGACGTTTGTGGCGCAGAAATACCCGCTGCTTTGGCATTTTTGTCAGGAGGTACTGGAGGCTGTCGGGCGTAAGCTTGATATTGAGCCGCAGCGCCTTGACGCACTACTGCTGATGCTGTGGCTCCAGAAAGCAGGCACCATGAACCAGCAGCCGGTGACGCGGGCGGTGATCCTCGCCCACGGCTATGCGACCGCCAGCAGCATCGCTAACGTGGCGAACCGACTGCTGAAAAGCAACCTGTTTGAGTCGTTTGATATGCCGCTCGACGTCACCCCGGAAGCCATCGCCGCAGAAGTGATGAACTACATTGAACGTAACGCGCTGGCCAGCGGCCTGGTGATCCTCGTCGATATGGGATCGCTCAGGGAGATCCACCGCCACTTCAACCGCGCGATAACCACCCCGGTCGCCATTATCAATAACGTTTCTACGGGTATGGCGCTTTATGTGGGCGATCGCATTTTACAGGGCCATTTTATTGAGGATATCGCCTGCGATGTGGCGAACGGTTTGCCGGTGGAACACCAGATACTCTGGCCGGAAAGCAATAAGCCAAAGGTGATCCTCACCGTCTGCGCCACGGGTATCGGCGCGGCGACTAATCTTTCCACCTTACTCAAGGGCAGTATTCCGGACGATCTGGCGATTGATGTCGTCGCATGCGACTACGATTCGCTGGCAGGGAATGGCGGCGACGAAGCAATGTTTACCCGTTATGACGTTCTGGCCATTGTGGGCACTCTTGATCCGCATATCGACGCGGTGCCGTGGATCTCGCTGGATTCACTGGTTTCCGGCGAAGGGAATCGTCACCTGATGCGGATTTTTGGCGATGTGACGACTCCGGAGCGCGTCACTGAGATCAACAACCTGATGCTGAAAAACATCTCCCTGCGCAGGGTGATTGAATCGGTCACCATTCTGGATACCAGCAAAGTGATCAATCAGGTGGAGCAGTTTTTAGCCCGCTATGAACATCTCGCCGGTATCGAGGTGGCAAACGATCGCAAGATCGCCCTGTACGTTCATATTAGCTGCCTCATTGAGCGCCTGATCCGCAATACCGCCATTCAGCGTTACAGCGGCAGCGGGCAGTGTCAGACGCATGAACTGGACGTTCTGCGCGACGCGTTTAGTGTCATTGAGAATAGTTATAGTGTCAAAATCCCTGGCTCCGAGCTGCTTTACATCCACGACATCCTGTTTCTTGAAACGGAATTAATCGAGCAGGATCAAGAGTTTTAG
- a CDS encoding PTS sugar transporter subunit IIA — MKRHIIFASHGLLASGILSSVELILGKQPDIHTLCAYVDEGVDVSRQVNDLLARFPDGDEILVITDIFAGSVNNEFIRFIHRPGFHLLAGLNLPLVIELLISAEEQNTLKYINEALINAKESIQYCNQTIQDAMHVDKEF; from the coding sequence ATGAAACGACACATTATTTTTGCCAGCCACGGCCTGCTTGCCAGCGGCATATTGAGTTCCGTGGAGCTTATTCTGGGTAAGCAGCCAGATATTCATACGCTGTGCGCCTATGTGGATGAAGGCGTGGATGTCAGTCGCCAGGTGAACGATCTGCTGGCGCGCTTTCCCGATGGCGATGAAATCCTTGTGATCACCGATATTTTTGCTGGTAGCGTCAATAACGAATTTATTCGCTTTATTCATCGCCCAGGCTTTCACCTGCTGGCGGGACTGAATTTGCCGCTGGTGATTGAATTATTAATTTCAGCGGAAGAACAAAACACCCTTAAATATATTAACGAGGCGTTAATAAACGCAAAAGAGAGCATTCAGTATTGCAATCAAACTATTCAGGATGCAATGCATGTTGATAAAGAATTCTGA
- a CDS encoding PTS sugar transporter subunit IIB: MITFLRVDHRLLHGQVAFSWTQYVGADCILIANDDVPNDELRKTTIKLAKPPSVKLVIKNIHDSIEAIKSGVTDKYQLFIVVESVDDAWRILREVPEIKSINLGGIKAKEGSKNISRAINLLPDEIEKLQALVQSGVEVEIRLVPNDRKQLFSECV; encoded by the coding sequence ATGATTACTTTTCTACGCGTAGATCATCGACTGCTGCATGGGCAGGTGGCGTTCTCCTGGACCCAGTATGTCGGGGCGGATTGTATCCTCATCGCCAATGACGATGTGCCCAACGATGAATTAAGAAAGACCACCATTAAGCTGGCAAAACCGCCGTCGGTAAAACTGGTGATTAAAAATATTCACGACTCTATCGAGGCTATAAAAAGCGGCGTGACGGATAAATACCAGCTTTTTATTGTGGTGGAATCGGTTGATGATGCCTGGCGAATTCTCCGTGAGGTGCCAGAGATAAAAAGTATTAACCTCGGCGGTATTAAAGCCAAAGAAGGCAGTAAAAACATCTCCAGAGCAATTAATTTGCTGCCGGATGAAATCGAAAAGTTGCAGGCGCTGGTGCAGTCGGGCGTCGAAGTGGAAATTCGCCTGGTGCCAAACGACCGCAAGCAATTATTTTCCGAGTGCGTTTAA
- a CDS encoding PTS mannose/fructose/sorbose/N-acetylgalactosamine transporter subunit IIC, whose protein sequence is MVEALLLGLVAFIAQSEYAMGTSLLSRPIVTGLLTGLVLGDVQTGIIMGATLELAFIGSFSVGASIPPDVVTGGILGVAFAITSGAGTETALLLGLPIATLTLVLKNVYLGLFIPMLSQKADGYAQQANTRGIERMHLIAGFGLSLMLATVVTVSFLVGSSAVKGLLDAIPEFIKHGLSVATGIIPALGFAMLARLLINKKVAPYFFLGFVLMAYLKIPVTGIAILGAIVAVIMVNVAAVNSPRPTTAQGVSDDNEDDF, encoded by the coding sequence ATGGTTGAGGCACTTTTACTTGGGCTGGTGGCGTTTATCGCCCAGTCCGAATACGCGATGGGGACTTCGTTGCTGTCGCGGCCTATCGTTACCGGCCTGCTGACCGGGCTGGTGCTGGGCGATGTGCAGACCGGCATCATTATGGGCGCGACGCTGGAACTGGCATTTATTGGATCATTTTCGGTGGGGGCTTCGATCCCGCCTGATGTGGTGACCGGCGGCATTCTGGGCGTGGCGTTTGCCATTACCTCCGGCGCAGGGACGGAAACGGCCTTGCTGCTGGGTTTGCCGATTGCCACCCTGACGCTGGTGCTGAAGAACGTCTACCTGGGGCTTTTTATTCCGATGCTGAGCCAGAAAGCGGATGGCTATGCGCAACAGGCAAACACGCGGGGCATTGAAAGAATGCACCTGATTGCCGGTTTCGGCCTGTCGCTGATGCTGGCGACGGTGGTCACCGTGTCCTTCCTCGTCGGCAGTAGCGCGGTAAAAGGGCTGCTGGATGCGATCCCGGAATTTATCAAACATGGCCTGAGCGTGGCGACCGGCATTATTCCGGCCCTCGGTTTCGCGATGCTGGCACGGCTGCTGATCAATAAAAAAGTCGCGCCTTACTTTTTCCTCGGTTTCGTGTTGATGGCCTATCTCAAAATCCCGGTGACGGGCATCGCTATTCTCGGTGCCATCGTGGCGGTCATTATGGTGAATGTCGCCGCCGTTAACTCACCTCGTCCCACTACCGCACAAGGAGTTTCGGATGACAACGAAGATGATTTCTGA
- a CDS encoding SIS domain-containing protein yields the protein MKPTMMTYIREEPAALTQILRDHVQTLQAVEAVAQTRAINRILILATGSSLNAALCARYFFEQQFGMLVEIKEPYNFTHYERIDPHTDMVIAVSQSGKSASTLEAVRKIRAASLPVLALTSDPQSPIARECDEIIDINTGIETVGFVTRGFSATVLNLLLIALTIARTQGKATARECADWLAGLERLIDALPAAIERTQAFIQRHQETLREGSRFVAVGYGALVGVAKECETKFTETVRVPSSGFELEAYMHGPYLEANREHVMFFISDRHDPRSEALRTYMAPAVKKAFSLTLEEDQADDNTLALNCPLDHHLAPLLLIVPIQILACHIAALKGIDLSVRIFDDFDRVLKSKI from the coding sequence ATGAAACCCACAATGATGACCTATATCCGCGAGGAGCCTGCTGCGCTGACGCAGATCCTGCGCGACCATGTACAGACGCTTCAGGCCGTTGAGGCAGTTGCACAAACGCGCGCGATCAACCGCATCCTGATCCTGGCGACCGGATCGTCGCTGAATGCGGCGCTATGTGCACGTTACTTCTTTGAACAGCAGTTTGGCATGCTGGTAGAAATCAAAGAGCCGTATAACTTTACCCACTATGAGCGTATCGATCCGCATACCGATATGGTGATTGCGGTATCGCAAAGCGGTAAAAGCGCCTCGACGCTTGAGGCCGTGCGCAAGATCCGCGCCGCCTCGCTGCCGGTACTGGCCCTGACCTCCGATCCGCAAAGCCCGATAGCGCGGGAATGCGATGAGATTATCGACATTAATACCGGTATTGAGACCGTCGGCTTCGTTACCCGTGGCTTCAGCGCGACGGTGCTTAACCTGCTGCTTATTGCGCTGACGATTGCCCGGACGCAGGGTAAAGCGACGGCGCGAGAATGTGCCGACTGGCTGGCCGGACTGGAGCGTCTGATTGATGCGCTGCCTGCGGCGATTGAACGGACGCAGGCGTTCATCCAACGGCATCAGGAGACACTGCGTGAAGGCTCGCGGTTCGTCGCGGTCGGCTACGGAGCGCTTGTTGGGGTGGCGAAGGAGTGTGAAACCAAGTTTACCGAAACCGTACGCGTTCCCTCCAGCGGGTTTGAACTTGAGGCATATATGCATGGACCGTATCTGGAGGCCAATCGCGAGCACGTGATGTTTTTTATCAGCGATCGGCACGATCCGCGCAGCGAGGCGCTGCGGACATATATGGCCCCGGCGGTGAAAAAGGCGTTCTCTCTGACGCTGGAAGAAGACCAGGCTGACGATAATACGCTGGCGCTGAATTGCCCGCTCGACCATCACCTGGCACCGTTGTTATTAATTGTCCCGATACAAATTCTGGCCTGCCATATTGCGGCATTAAAAGGGATCGATTTATCCGTTCGGATATTCGACGACTTTGACCGGGTATTAAAAAGTAAAATCTGA
- a CDS encoding SIS domain-containing protein — translation MLGFNQDEYLTSAREIVAARKQAEQAAEDIHQAGFSNVFFASVGGSLAPMMAINEFAKEVTTLPVYVEQAAELISKGSKKLNRDSVVITLSKSGDTKESVAIAEWCKAQGIRVVAITKNAGSPLAHAATWHIPMRHKNGVEYEYMLLYWVFFRLVALNGEFDNYDRFAHQLELLPENLLQAKREFDPHAAEIARRYHTSDYMMWIGGAEMWGEVYLFSMCILEEMQWKRTKSASSAEFFHGTLELLEKDVPLFLVKGEGKCRALDDRVERFAQKITGHLVVIDPRDYPLNGIDDAFRWILAPCVVSTLLVDRLAAHFEHHSGHDLNIRRYYRQFDY, via the coding sequence ATGTTAGGGTTTAATCAGGACGAGTACCTGACCAGTGCTCGTGAGATCGTTGCTGCGCGCAAACAGGCGGAACAAGCGGCTGAAGATATTCATCAGGCCGGATTCAGTAATGTATTCTTTGCCTCCGTAGGCGGTTCGCTGGCCCCGATGATGGCGATTAATGAATTTGCCAAAGAAGTTACCACGCTGCCGGTATATGTAGAGCAGGCGGCGGAATTAATCAGCAAGGGCAGTAAAAAGCTTAATAGAGATTCGGTAGTTATTACCCTGTCGAAATCCGGCGATACCAAAGAATCAGTAGCGATTGCCGAATGGTGTAAAGCGCAGGGCATTCGCGTGGTCGCCATTACCAAAAATGCAGGGTCGCCGCTCGCGCATGCTGCTACCTGGCATATTCCGATGCGCCACAAAAATGGCGTGGAATATGAATATATGTTGCTTTACTGGGTATTCTTCCGCCTCGTGGCGCTTAACGGTGAATTCGATAACTATGACCGTTTCGCACACCAGCTGGAATTATTACCGGAGAATTTATTACAGGCAAAACGCGAATTCGATCCGCACGCTGCGGAAATTGCCCGCCGGTATCATACCAGTGATTATATGATGTGGATTGGTGGCGCGGAGATGTGGGGGGAAGTCTATCTCTTCTCAATGTGTATTCTGGAAGAGATGCAGTGGAAACGAACCAAGTCCGCCTCTTCCGCTGAATTTTTCCACGGCACGCTGGAGCTGCTGGAAAAAGATGTGCCGCTGTTCCTGGTAAAAGGCGAGGGCAAATGCCGGGCGCTGGACGATCGCGTGGAGCGTTTCGCGCAGAAGATCACCGGACATCTGGTGGTCATCGATCCGCGTGATTACCCGTTAAACGGGATTGATGACGCCTTCCGCTGGATCCTTGCGCCCTGCGTGGTTTCAACGTTGCTGGTCGATCGTCTGGCGGCGCACTTTGAACATCATTCCGGGCACGATTTGAATATTCGTCGTTATTACCGGCAATTTGATTATTAA
- the opgB gene encoding phosphatidylglycerol--membrane-oligosaccharide glycerophosphotransferase, producing MSELISIALFLASVVIYAWKAGRNTWWFAVTLAVLGVFVVLNITLYASDYFTGDGINDAVLYTLTNSLTGAGVSKYILPGVGLILALVGVFFALGWVLRRRRHHPHHLGYSLLALMLALASVDASPAFHQITELVKSQSRDGDPDFADWYKEPAKSIASPKLNLVYIYGESLERTYFDEAAFPDLAPELGAIKKDSIDFSHTEQLPGTDYTIAGMVASQCGIPLFAPFEGNASASVSSFFPQNICLGDILKNSGYENYFMQGANLRFAGKDVFLRSHGFDHLYGAEELKTSVADPGYRNDWGFYDDTVLDETWKKFEELSRSGKRFSLFALTVDTHHPDGFISRTCKRKSYQYDGKPNQSFSAVSCSQEHIAALIEKIKASPWFKNTVIVVSSDHLAMNNTAWKYLNKQDRNDLFFILRGDKPQQDVSGVKRNTMDNGATVLDIMGGDNFIGLGRSSLSGQSLSEVFLNMKEKVMGWKPDIVRLWKFPKEMKEFTLDSEKNTIAFSGTHFRLPLLLRISDKRVEPLPESEYSAPLRFQLADFAPRDNFVWVDRCYKMAQLWAPELALSTDWCVSQGQLGGEQKVQHVDKAQWQGKTAFKDTVIDTDRYKHNVDLLKIVDNDIRYKADSFVFNVAGAPEEVQQFSGISRPESWGRWSNAQLGKEVKIEYKAPLPEKFDLVITAKAWGPNANRPVPVRVGNQEQILTLSNEVSTTTLHFDNPSRSKTLVIVPPEPQSTNEGNILGHSPRQLGIGMVDIKVVKSKG from the coding sequence TTGTCAGAACTCATTTCTATTGCCCTGTTCCTGGCCTCCGTGGTGATTTACGCCTGGAAAGCTGGCCGTAATACCTGGTGGTTTGCCGTCACATTGGCAGTACTGGGCGTGTTTGTCGTATTAAATATTACCCTTTACGCCAGCGATTACTTTACCGGCGACGGCATTAACGATGCGGTTCTCTATACCCTGACCAACAGCCTTACCGGCGCAGGCGTCAGTAAATATATTCTGCCGGGTGTCGGCCTGATACTGGCACTGGTCGGCGTATTTTTCGCGCTCGGCTGGGTATTACGCCGCCGTCGCCATCATCCTCATCATCTGGGATATAGTTTGCTGGCATTGATGCTGGCGCTGGCTTCAGTTGACGCCAGCCCCGCATTTCATCAGATCACCGAGCTGGTCAAATCGCAATCCCGCGACGGCGATCCGGATTTTGCCGACTGGTACAAAGAACCGGCGAAAAGCATTGCCAGTCCGAAGCTGAACCTGGTTTATATCTACGGCGAAAGTCTGGAACGTACTTATTTTGATGAAGCGGCTTTCCCCGATCTGGCGCCGGAACTCGGTGCCATAAAAAAAGATAGCATCGACTTTAGCCATACTGAGCAACTGCCCGGGACCGACTACACGATAGCCGGTATGGTCGCCTCCCAGTGTGGCATTCCTTTATTTGCCCCGTTTGAAGGTAACGCATCGGCTTCGGTGTCCAGCTTCTTCCCGCAGAATATTTGCCTCGGCGATATCCTGAAAAACTCCGGCTATGAAAACTATTTCATGCAGGGGGCGAACCTGCGCTTTGCCGGAAAAGATGTGTTCCTGAGATCCCACGGCTTCGATCACCTTTACGGCGCAGAAGAATTAAAAACCAGCGTTGCCGATCCGGGCTACCGTAACGACTGGGGCTTTTACGATGACACCGTACTGGATGAAACCTGGAAGAAATTTGAGGAGCTTTCCCGCAGCGGTAAGCGCTTCTCGCTGTTTGCCCTTACTGTAGATACCCATCATCCTGACGGTTTTATTTCCCGCACCTGCAAGCGTAAAAGCTACCAGTACGACGGTAAACCGAACCAGTCGTTCAGCGCCGTAAGCTGTAGCCAGGAGCACATCGCCGCACTTATCGAAAAAATTAAAGCGTCGCCGTGGTTCAAAAATACGGTGATTGTCGTGTCGTCCGATCATCTGGCAATGAATAACACTGCCTGGAAATACCTGAATAAGCAGGATCGTAACGATCTGTTTTTTATCCTGCGCGGCGATAAGCCCCAGCAGGATGTTTCGGGGGTAAAACGCAATACCATGGATAACGGTGCAACGGTGCTGGATATTATGGGGGGCGATAATTTTATCGGCCTCGGGCGCAGCAGCCTGTCCGGACAGTCGCTTTCGGAAGTCTTCCTGAATATGAAAGAGAAAGTGATGGGCTGGAAGCCTGATATTGTGCGGCTATGGAAATTCCCTAAAGAGATGAAGGAATTTACCCTCGACAGCGAGAAAAACACTATCGCCTTCTCGGGTACCCATTTCCGTCTGCCGCTGTTGCTGCGTATTTCGGATAAACGCGTCGAGCCGCTACCGGAAAGTGAATACTCTGCGCCGCTACGCTTCCAGCTGGCGGACTTTGCCCCGCGTGATAACTTCGTCTGGGTCGATCGCTGCTATAAAATGGCGCAGCTATGGGCACCTGAGCTGGCACTCTCAACCGACTGGTGCGTTTCGCAGGGTCAGCTGGGGGGAGAGCAAAAGGTACAGCACGTTGATAAAGCCCAGTGGCAGGGAAAAACGGCTTTCAAAGACACGGTGATCGATACCGATCGCTACAAGCACAACGTCGATCTGCTCAAAATCGTCGATAACGATATCCGCTATAAAGCCGACAGCTTTGTCTTTAATGTGGCAGGCGCACCGGAAGAAGTGCAACAGTTCAGCGGCATCTCGCGTCCGGAGTCCTGGGGACGCTGGTCCAACGCACAGCTCGGTAAAGAGGTGAAGATTGAGTACAAAGCGCCGCTGCCGGAGAAATTTGATCTGGTGATCACCGCCAAGGCCTGGGGGCCTAACGCTAACCGTCCTGTTCCGGTACGCGTGGGCAATCAAGAGCAGATACTGACCTTAAGTAATGAGGTTTCCACCACCACGCTGCATTTTGACAATCCGTCACGCAGCAAAACGCTGGTGATTGTCCCGCCAGAACCGCAGTCCACTAACGAAGGTAATATTCTCGGCCATTCTCCGCGTCAGCTGGGGATTGGGATGGTGGATATCAAAGTGGTTAAATCGAAAGGATAA